In the genome of Xenopus tropicalis strain Nigerian chromosome 10, UCB_Xtro_10.0, whole genome shotgun sequence, the window attttttgtggtttttagcgGTATTTAGCTTTCtcttttggaatttcagcagctgtctggttgctggggtcttgtttaccttagcaaccaggcagtggtttgaatgagacacaggAATACGAATAGGAGAGAATATGAATATTTATCTTTATAAGGAacacaaagtaaaaataacaatacaattgtaagctcaAGTTTtgtgactgccggggtcagtgacccccattcgaaagttggaaagaggcagaagaaggcaaataattcataaacacaacaaaattaataataaataccagttaaaaagttgctaagaattggccattttataagggttatgtaataaaaggtactaaggaacaataacccatagcaaccaatcatttggaagtatttactgtttaaaagcaaacatctaattggttgctaggggttactgctcctgggcaaacttagtgccttttattacatatgggagggtaaaagttaactcaaagctgaacaaccccgCAGGCTCAGGCTGCGGGGAAAAAAGGGGTTAAGGGGGTGCGGTGGACatagccctgcaccccccagtccgatagATAACAGGGGTACTCTGATTCTGGGGTTTAGCTCAGTGCCCTTGATTTGCCTGCGTATCTGAAGGTTCCATTGTTTTTAGGTGTGCGCTGGATCCCCCCTAGATGGCTGTTCCCCCCCTGCATTCGGTGGGTGCTGTACCCAGTGCTGGTCATGTTGCTGGCCTCCTGCATTATCCTTACTATTCTGTACAGTTCATCCCTCTCTGACCAGGGCATCCTTATGTGGCTCATCTCCTCCACCTGCGCTCTGCTCGCCTCCGCCATCTTTCTGGAACCGCTTAAGGTAAAGCCcgaaagtgctgcagaatattggCGCTCTGTTAATAAAGGATAATGGTGATAATATCGCCCTCACAGGTCTTGGTGTGGTCCCTGCTCTCTGCCTTGTGGGTGCCACCGGTGCTCAGCGAGGGAGACGGTCTAGTGGAGGAGCCGCTTGTTAAAAAGATATCAGATCGGCCTTGTACTGTCCGGGCACCCGGAGGCTTCAGCCTCCTCCAAGCAAAAGAAGAGGCCCGGAGAGTGCGGGCACTGAGGAGTTTGCTGAGGGTAAGTGGGTGCTGCAGGGGCCACCAGATCCAGACTGGGaggcaaaataggccctggtgtttcaagtacccagaggcccaaacagccccccccccccagcccaataaatagtgactgtctatggcaccttacagcagcccctctggcatttgcctgaacccacagattgccagtctgggcctgggtcctggcattccaagtacccagaggcccaaacagccccccccccccagcccaataaatagtgactatggcaccttacagcagcccctctggcatttgcctgaacccacagattgccagtctgggcctgggtcctggcattccaagtacccagaggcccaaacagcccccccagcccaataaatagtgactgtctatggcaccttacagcagcccctctggcatttgcctgaacccacagattgccagtctgggcctgggtcctggcattcccagtacccagaggcacaaacagcccccccagctcaataaatagtgattgactatggcaccttacagcagcccctctggcatttgcctgaacccacagattgccagtctgggcctgggtcctggcattccaagtacccagaggctcaaacagcccccccagcccaataaatagtgactgtctatggcatcttacagcagcccctctggcatttgcctgaacccacagattgccagtctgggcctgggtcctggcattccaagtacccagaggcccaaacagcccccccagcccaataaatagtgattgactatggcaccttacagcagcccctctggcatttgcctgaacccacagattgccagtctgggcctgggtcctggcattccaagtacccagaggcccaaacagcccccccagcccaataaatagtgagtgactatggcaccttacagcagcccctctggcatttgcctggacacacagattgccagtccgggcctgttggCCACCCTACCTTGCCTATATTGAATTACATACAAACAGTAGGACATTATGTACCACACAGAGCTGCGCAGGTCACATGGTTTTCTTCCTCCTGGTGCTGATGGTGAATTACCAGAATTCTTTCCATGATGCCAACATTCGGTTGCTGCACACAGCCATGAAGCAGTCTGTTAATCGGGCGACCAGCTCCCATCTGAACGCCAGTACCATTCAGAGGTGCGTAGAAACAGTAGCAAGTCGGAATTTCATTGATTTAAAAATTGATTTGATTAAAAACTGACCATTGATTTATGCGCTCTGGTTCTAGTGTATCCGGCCTATGGCACTGGCTAGACACAGGATTGCTTGCCCACCTGTATAGTGATCCTCGTGTGTCCTTAATGGGAGCCCCCCGTCTGTGCCAACAACCAGCACTGCTGGACCCTCTCCCTGGTAAGGAGGTTACCAAATATTGGCACAAGGGGGAGGTCTTAATGTTCATCTCCCCGGCTCAGTCTTTCTCTTCTCTCCTAGACTGGTTACTACTGGCAGCTTTTCAGTCTAGCTCACTGGATAGGAATTCATCTGTTGGATCTCTACCCATTTACTGGGGAGACACAGAACCCTGCATCAATCATGGGTaatattctttcttttctctgcttaactgaattgtgcttagtacaggggaatccaaatgctgccatagttttatggtatctctctgtacaggctatgagaaaacttagggggctgttcctgctgaattgtgcttagtacaggggaatccctatgctgccatagttttatggtatctctctgtacaggctatgagcaaacttagggggctgttcctgctgaattgtgcttagtacaggggaatccctatgctgccatagttttatggtatctctctgtacaggctatgagcaaacttagggggctgttcctgctgaattgtgcttagtacaggagaatccctatgtgccatatttttttggtatctctttgtacagatCATACCCCTTTGCCATGAAGCTATGCTGGCTTCTTGTCAGGAATATCTAACACAATAGGAAGGCTATGGGAGGTGGTAAGCAAGGTTGTTATCAGACAGATTGTAAATATCTATATTATTCCCACTGCTGTTCAGTTTGCTTCCCAAACCCATCACCTGCTATACTGAACCTAACTCTTTCTTGCTCCATGTTTAGCTGTCCACCGATTGGCTGTCAGGATTTAGGAACtgataaaaaagaaatacaacacAATGTACGAAGGCTTAAGGCTGCAAACTGGATGAAGGAGAGGTACAGTTATACAATGGAATATCGGTGAATATGTAATTTCCAGGCTCTGTCATGAGAGGAAACTTTCGCAATTTcaggaaattgcggcgccgcgtacatcccaccggcggtttacattctagccggtgggattagttgcctgtgacaagggagatttaagggataatgtaccccctactgtaaatgataaggatattagcagtcactgaggggttctgtgcccatataaaggcacaaggctgcaggctgagttatacagggaactctgagtatcactcatgtattataagggataatgtaccccctactgtaaatgataaggatattagcagtcactgaggggttctgtgccccccatataaaggcacaaggctgcaggctgagttatacagggaactctgagtatcactcatgtattataagggataatgtaccccctactgtaaatgataaggatattagcagtcactgaggggttctgtgcccatataaaggcacaaggctgcaggctgagttatacagggaactctgagtatcactcatgtattataagggataatgtaccccctactgtaaatgataaggatattagcagtcactgaggggttctgtgcccatataaaggcacaaggctgcaggctgagttatacagggaactctgagtatcactcatgtattataagggataatgtaccccctactgtaaatgataaggatattagcagtcactgaggggttctgtgcccatataaaggcacaaggctgcaggctgagttatacagggaactctgagtattactcatgtattataagggataatgtaccccctactgtaaatgataaggatattagcagtcactgaggggttctgtgcccatataaaggcacaaggctgcaggctgagttatacagggaactctgagtatcactcatgtattataagggataatgtaccccctactgtaaatgataaggatattagcagtcactgaggggttctgtgcccatataaaggcacaaggctgcaggctgagttatacagggaactctgagtatcactcatgtattataagggataatgtaccccctactgtaaatgataaggatattagaagtcactgaggggttctgtgcccatataaaggcacaaggctgcaggctgagttatacagggaactctgagtatcactcatgtattataagggataatgtaccccctactgtaaatgataaggatattagcagtcactgaggggttctgtgcccatataaaggcacaaggctgcaggctgagttatacagggaactctgagtatcactcatgtattataagggataatgtaccccctactgtaaatgataaggatattagcagtcactgaggggttctgtgcccatataaaggcacaaggctgcaggctgagttatacagggaactctgagtatcactcatgtattataagggataatgtaccccctactgtaaatgataaggatattagcagtcactgaggggttctgtgcccatataaaggcacaaggctgcaggctgagttatacagggaactctgagtattactcatgtattataagggataatgtaccccctactgtaaatgataaggatattagcagtcactgaggggttctgtgcccatataaaggcacaaggctgcaggctgagttatacagggaactctgagtattactcatgtattataagggataatgtaccccctactgtaaatgataaggatattagcagtcactgaggggttctgtgcccatataaaggcacaaggctgcaggctgagttatacagggaactctgagtatcactcatgtattataagggataatgtaccccctactgtaaatgataaggatattagcagtcactgaggggttctgtgcccatataaaggcacaaggctgcaggctgagttatacagggaactctgagtatcactcatgtattataagggataatgtaccccctactgtaaatgataaggatattagaagtcactgaggggttctgtgcccatataaaggcacaaggctgcaggctgagttatacagggaactctgagtatcactcatgtattataagggataatgtaccccctactgtaaatgataaggatattagcagtcactgaggggttctgtgccccccatataaaggcacaaggctgcaggctgagttatacagggaactctgagtatcactcatgtattataagggataatgtaccccctactgtaaatgataaggatattagcagtcactgaggggttctgtgcccatataaaggcacaaggctgcaggctgagttatacagggaactctgagtatcactcatgtattataagggataatgtaccccctactgtaaatgataaggatattagcagtcactgaggggttctgtgccccccatataaaggcacaaggctgcaggctgagttatacagggaactctgagtatcactcatgtattataagggataatgtaccccctactgtaaatgataaggatattagcagtcactgaggggttctgtgcccatataaaggcacaaggctgcaggctgagtgttATGGAACACTCCCTAATATTTCAATACAGGGATATGTTTTATCACTTATCACGAGTCCTAATTTGTATATTCAGATTTATGATATTGATGCATTATTTGTAAACCACAACCTGACAGTCAGAGCTTTAGTCATATGACTGGGAAATCCTGCATGAGGGCTGGCTCTGGTATAGCGGATGGGCTGGTTCTGGTATAGCGGATGCGGATGGGCTGGCTCTGGTATAGCGGATGGGCTGGCTCTGGTATAGCGGATGCGGATGGGCTGGCTCTGGTATAGCGGATGGGCTGGCTCTGGTATAGCGGATGCGGATGGGCTGGCTCTGGTATAGCGGATGCGGATGGGCTGGCTCTGGTATAGCGGATGGGCTGGTTCTGGTATAGTGGATGCGGATGGGCTGGCTCTGGTATAGCGGATGGGCTGGCTCTGGTATAGCGGATGGGCTGGTTCTGGTATAGTGGATGCGGATGGGCTGGCTCTGGTATAGCGGATGGGCTGGCTCTGGTATAGCGGATGCGGATGGGCTGGCTCTGGTATAGCGGATGCGGATGGGCTGGCTCTGGTATAGCGGATGGGCTGGCTCTGGTATAGCGGATGGGCTGGTTCTGGTATAGTGGATGCGGATGGGCTGGCTCTGTTATAGTGGATGCGGATGGGCTGGCTCTGGTATAGCGGATGGGCTGGCTCTGGTATAGCGGATGCGGATGGGCTGGCTCTGGTATAGCGGATGCGGATGGGCTGGCTCTGGTATAGCGGATGCGGATGGGCTGGCTCTGGTATAGTGGATGCGGATGGGCTGGCTCTGGTATAGCGGATGGGCTGGCTCTGGTATAGCGGATGCGGATGGGCTGGCTCTGGTATAGCGGATGCGGATGGGCTGGCTCTGGTATAGCGGATGGGCTGGCTCTGGTATAGCGGATGGGCTGGCTCTGGTATAGCGGATGCGGATGGGCTGGCTCTGGTATAGCGGATGCGGATGGGCTGGCTCTGGTATAGCGGATGGGCTGGCTCTGGTATAGCGGATGCGGATGGGCTGGCTCTGGTATAGCGGATGCGCTGGCATTCACGGCAAtggatgataatgatgatgaaacAAGTATTTGCCCCTTGCTGATTTCACCCATTactgcatgtttgtcacactcaATGTTTTCTgatctttaaataaaatacaatatgaGACAAAGGGAACATAACTAAACACATAACACTTATTAAATTATTTCTGCATGTATTTAAGGAATAACGCGAAAtctgtgtttaaccctttacTACAATGACCCAAGTGACATGACTGAGCTTATCCATGGCCCTAGTGCTTTATAACCTGGTTCTTTCCAATGTCAGCTCTCTGTCTGTGGAGATCACTCAGTACCACAGAGACGTTCAACTTCACATCTCCACCCGCCTGTGCATTTCCCTGTCGGCCCGTGGCCACGCGGTCTCCTCCCTGTCCATCCTACCATTCCACCTTCAGGAGACGAGAGAGGGCCTAAGCCTGCCCTTTGTACTGGCCGTGAGTATGAGCTACCCCTGTGTATGGCTAATACATGTCTCTCAGTGCCCAAATCCGCTCCCACTACTACATCCCCCCATCTCTTCCTAGGTATCCTTGCTCTTTGCTGCTCTATGCTTCCTTCTCCTGGAGCTCCGAGCCTTGGCCAGATGTTGTACTGATAGTGCCGGTTATTCCCCAAACTGGACTCGCCTCGTTCTGGGACTGCTCTCCGGGGGAGTGGGTATTGTGTACGTGCTTAGGATGTCTCTGACCAAACAGCTGCTTCAACAATACCGGGCACAGCCGACAGCTTTCACCAGCTTTTACACAGTGGCAGTCCTGGCACGGACAGAGGTAGCCCTTGCTGCCACCTTGCTTCTCTTGGGCATGTTAAAGGTAAGAGCATAGATGTATGCGTCTCCACCCAAACGCAACTTAAGCTTTCTGAAAAGTAatcataattccaagcaactttgcaatatacatcaggtacaaaatatgcagccttttcatgattgttaatgtaataatttggccctgccccctgttcccctgctgatctggctggctactttgtgactcaaataaaatgtaacagtagtcgcctgtcctcagcctacatcctcccaatcccacaattccctgcacacgtgatgtcaataaggaaagaaacatcccagtgcaatgcattgtgggttatgtagttcctgcaggctgtctgtaagctgtggggaagttgttacaatttgtaacatcaatgttttagtccctcctcccctgccaggatttcaaatgatgcagaaagagaagaactgttttgcagctggatttcagcatataaatatggtatttattcagACTTTTTGAAGGAAGCCTGAGCAGGGCTGGTCTTATTCTCTGCCTCTGTTTACAGCTTGCCCAACAGTTGCGTTTTGTACGGCGCTGGGCGATATTTGGTAAGGCTTTTCAGAATGTGAAGTGGGAACTTTTGGGATCCAGCCTCATCACAGCAACCATCATCCTGGCTCTCACACACAGTCTTTATGTGGTAAGTGCAATGGAAGTTGAATGTGGCTATAGGTTGGGTTATGGTGGGTATCATTTGGTAGCACTATGGCTGCTGTTCCTTAGGTCTCCTGTGCTGTATATCCATCTCATCATATTCCCGGCAACAAGCTGCTAAGATCTGTGTTGGGAAAAGGATCCATCTTCCGACCTGTCCTGCAGAATTCTCCTGCTCTGGGCTTCTGTGCCGGGCTGGGaatctgcctgcttgctgtatgCAGAGGGATCTTGTGTGCAGCAGTGCTGAGTGGACATAGGAAGGTCCGAGCGGAAAGCTACCGTCCGGTCTTAGAGCCGCAGGATTATGAGATGATTGACTTCCTGGTGAAAAGATTCAAACTCTGGTTGGGACTCATCAAAGCCAAAGAGGTGAGAGAACACTTATGGGGAATATCCTATACATATTATGTAAAGAAAACATCTATTAATAAACTACATTCTAGTTTAAATCAAGTGCTGCAGAACCTTCTTTATTGATTGCACTTTCATTCCTGTAACCAGGTGACCAAGTGACTTTGCTTTTCTTCCCCACAGTATCGGCACACTGTGAGATTTGAAGGGTTAAAGTCTGCCTGTTCCAGATCGTCCAACAACGCCAGACTCTCCTGTCCTCAGTCTGCCACTCGCCTTTCCACTCGCTCAGCCTCTGTGTCTCCCGACGTGGCCTCAGCCAGTCCCCGCCCTGTGCTCACCCCAGGCCTAGCTGTGGAGCGCCTACCCACGGCTGTCACTGATCTTCTGGACAAGCTAGATAAAGTGACCACAGCCTTAGAGGAGGTGTGCGCTCTGGAACAAAGGCTGGAGGAGTGGCACAGGACAGTGGGGTCTACCAAACCTTCAAAGACAGAGAAACCTAGTACTTCTACCAACAAGCATCTTCAGCTTCCTCGCACCTACAGTACTTTTTCAGAGTCGGCCATAACTCAGATGCAATCGAAGGTTCTGACTTATAATGGAAGTAGGCTCTTCCTCAGGCCAGCCCCTGATAGTGCTGACCATATGCGTAGGGCACGTCTGCATGGAGCCCCCAGTGTGAGCCACGGAGTCAGAGGGAACACATGGAGACCTAACAGTGAGGAGAGTTCCAGGGGCAGGAAACCATTGGAAGACCCAAACAGACCCATACCCCGCAAGCGTAGAGCCTGGGACTGTGAGAGGCAAGGGGATACCTAAGTGCCTGCAGCTAACCTTTACCACAAGGATGCTCAGCTCTTTGCCTCAGTAATGCACCGTTTGGTCTCGCTGTATGCTGCCATTTGGAAGAGTGTAGAGTCCAATAGCCAGTGTCTCTCTTGCTCTGTCACCTCCCAGCGCAGTGTCACTTCCTGGAAAACCTCACTCACCGAGGCCTACGAACAAAGGGAAATAGAATAAATGGCGGGCTGATGTGGGACACATGGGGACACAGATAACAGAACACCTCTCACCTGCTGGAAGTGCAATTTATGGAACAGCCGAATGCTTGAAAGATTTTCTTGCCCAATTTTAGCTTCGAATGTGGTAATGCCCAAAGCAGTGATACCTAAAACAAGAGAGACCACATCAGAGCATGCTGGGTAATGACATAAATGCGGAATGCGCCAAGATTCCACAACTCACCATAGGATAACATCAGCCGCACAGATTCTTCGCCAAGCCCTCTGCCTCGGTAGCTGGGCTCTGCAATAGAAGAAGGGGAATTGTAGCTTTAATGGAGGAGAACTGGGTCGAGCAGCAGAGATGATGGCTGAAGGAGAATGTAGAATGAAGAGAATGTAGCAGAAAACTGGATGAAATGGTGTAAAGGCAGAGATACAGGGAGTGATACAGGGATCTACTAGATGGCAGAGTCACCCAATAAACATGCAATGAAAATATGTCATGAACACTGCAGATACAGGGACGTTTCCACATTACCAATATCACttaataaaggggaagttaaacttaACTTTTTTTATGGCATGATATTTTGAAACCATTTCCAGTTCATTGCCATTTTTGAGTGTGTTCTTTTTAATGCTTTTAACTCTTAGCCTGCCCGGTTCCCTTTAATCTTACTGTGTTATGTTTGCCAGGCATGTAACTTACACAGAAAACCCAAAAAAAGGGAAACAAGTCAGTTTTATGGGCCACAACGCAATCAGGTTGGTGGGGTAAAGTGACtgaaaacagatttttatatatagaatatacacacacatatacaaggaaggaaagagaagagagTAAAGGCATGGGAAATGGGCAAACCTGCAATCATAACTTCAGTCTCTGCTAACGCTTGGTTGTCTGGCTCTGTGAGGAACAGATTTACATCTCCCACCATGCACTGGTGCTCAGGGCAGCCTTGGTCCCACAGAACCGCATCCAGTATAATGAAAGTGCACTCTGTCaacaagaaaagaaataaaaattccCTGATGTACACTCTGCTGCAGAGACCAAGGTGATGCCAAGGTCTTTCTCCCCCTGCGTGAAACTCACTATCGGCATCCTCTCTCCAGCTCTGCTGCATGCCATACTCCTGCTCTAACGTCAGAGGTTCCGACGCAGTCAGCTTCTGTAGCTCCTCCGACTTCATCCACTC includes:
- the nat9 gene encoding N-acetyltransferase 9, with the translated sequence MRVNENTVLRGQRVLLVPYEPHHVPRYHEWMKSEELQKLTASEPLTLEQEYGMQQSWREDADKCTFIILDAVLWDQGCPEHQCMVGDVNLFLTEPDNQALAETEVMIAEPSYRGRGLGEESVRLMLSYGITALGITTFEAKIGQENLSSIRLFHKLHFQQASVSEVFQEVTLRWEVTEQERHWLLDSTLFQMAAYSETKRCITEAKS